A stretch of Clostridium formicaceticum DNA encodes these proteins:
- the glp gene encoding gephyrin-like molybdotransferase Glp, with translation MRTNVTLEEALAMLLKESGTIEAVHVPLLDALGSVLAENIVSDMDMPPFKKSPLDGYAVRGEDTEGASKDTPIILKVMDFVPAGYVSNKRLGKKEAMRIMTGAKIPEGADAVVKFEDTKYTEETVTVYKKYPVGTNIVKAGEDMEKGDLVLQKGEVIDAPEIGILATLGKAYVEVFRKPRVAILSTGDELVDMQQPLVEGKIRNSNSYTIAAQIKKLGAKPLMLGICSDAIEIIKAKLNSALNWADIVITTGGVSVGDHDLAKEAFREVGAEVLFWRVRMKPGTPIAVAKKEEKLIFGLSGNPAAAYITFEQFVRPIILKKMGRGNYKLMEVKSILESDFTKASNQNRFVRGNTYYRDGKYYTRLPEKHSSGVLTSLMGTNSLFYIKALTGPYKKGDEITVQLLNHPEVLK, from the coding sequence ATGAGAACCAATGTTACTTTAGAAGAAGCATTAGCAATGTTGTTAAAGGAAAGTGGCACAATAGAAGCTGTTCATGTTCCTCTATTAGATGCATTGGGAAGTGTATTGGCTGAAAATATTGTGTCAGATATGGATATGCCTCCTTTTAAGAAATCTCCGCTGGATGGCTATGCTGTCAGAGGGGAAGATACTGAAGGGGCATCTAAGGACACGCCTATTATCCTAAAGGTGATGGATTTTGTGCCTGCTGGCTATGTATCCAACAAGAGGCTAGGTAAAAAAGAGGCAATGCGGATTATGACAGGGGCAAAGATTCCCGAAGGGGCAGATGCTGTAGTAAAGTTCGAAGATACGAAGTATACAGAAGAAACAGTAACAGTCTACAAAAAGTATCCTGTCGGTACAAATATCGTAAAAGCTGGTGAGGATATGGAAAAAGGAGATCTTGTTTTACAAAAAGGTGAGGTAATTGATGCTCCTGAAATAGGTATATTAGCTACTTTAGGAAAAGCTTATGTAGAGGTTTTTAGAAAACCGCGGGTAGCGATTTTATCCACTGGAGACGAATTGGTAGATATGCAACAGCCTCTAGTTGAAGGAAAAATACGAAACAGCAACTCCTACACCATTGCCGCTCAAATCAAAAAGCTAGGGGCAAAACCTTTGATGTTAGGAATATGCAGTGATGCTATTGAAATCATTAAAGCAAAGCTAAACTCCGCCTTAAACTGGGCTGACATTGTTATTACTACTGGCGGTGTTTCGGTGGGGGATCATGATTTAGCTAAGGAAGCTTTTCGGGAGGTGGGGGCAGAAGTATTGTTTTGGCGTGTAAGGATGAAGCCTGGCACACCGATAGCTGTTGCAAAGAAAGAGGAGAAGTTAATTTTTGGCCTCTCTGGAAATCCAGCTGCTGCTTATATTACCTTTGAACAGTTTGTTAGGCCCATCATTTTGAAGAAAATGGGGAGAGGGAATTATAAGTTGATGGAGGTAAAATCTATTTTAGAAAGTGATTTTACAAAAGCAAGTAATCAAAACAGGTTTGTAAGGGGAAATACTTATTATAGAGACGGTAAGTATTATACAAGGCTTCCAGAAAAACATAGCTCTGGTGTTCTTACAAGTCTTATGGGAACCAATTCTCTTTTTTATATTAAGGCATTAACAGGTCCCTATAAAAAGGGAGATGAGATAACCGTCCAACTATTAAATCATCCGGAGGTGTTGAAATGA
- a CDS encoding winged helix-turn-helix domain-containing protein, which translates to MKDNKISDLQVKLSPRSKIWIESQGEVVFGRGRLLLFEAISETGSIRQAATKLNMSYRAAWGKIKATEERLGMKLLEKNTGGHKSGAELTPEAVELLESYGKFKEESEEAVNKLFAKYFDGFINKFR; encoded by the coding sequence TTGAAAGATAATAAAATCTCTGATCTTCAAGTAAAGCTATCACCACGTTCGAAAATCTGGATCGAATCTCAAGGAGAGGTGGTATTTGGTCGTGGAAGATTACTTTTATTTGAAGCAATAAGTGAAACAGGTTCCATCAGACAAGCTGCCACAAAATTAAATATGTCTTATCGGGCTGCCTGGGGTAAAATCAAGGCCACTGAGGAGCGGCTAGGTATGAAATTATTGGAGAAAAATACCGGTGGTCATAAAAGTGGTGCAGAATTAACTCCTGAGGCAGTAGAATTGCTTGAATCCTATGGAAAATTCAAAGAAGAATCCGAAGAAGCAGTTAATAAATTATTCGCTAAATATTTTGATGGGTTTATCAATAAGTTTAGATAA
- the fdhF gene encoding formate dehydrogenase subunit alpha, producing the protein MVNLKINGVSISVKVGTSILEAAQSVGIDIPTFCYDKDLTADGACRICVVEVEGFRNLPASCTTPVSEGMVVYTESEKVIETRKMILDLLLANHPQDCLTCEKAGSCKLQDYCYRYDVRKTTFEGARKNLPIDDENHLIQRDQNKCILCGKCVRVCKEIQVTSAVDFTGRGFDTTVTTAFNAPLSIEQCRFCGQCVDICPTGALSNKQIAGTRPWEVEKVRTTCPFCGTGCNFDLNVKEGKVIGVTSTPDAVVNGRSLCVKGRYHTDLIYSPNRITTPLIKRKGEFVKATWDEALNLVATKFKEIKARDGSDALAALSSARCTNEDNWVMQKFMRAVIGTNNVDHCARTUHAPTVAGLAITFGSGAMTNSISEVEYNDVLFIIGSNATEAHPIIGNKMKRAAKRGAKLIVVDPRRTELAEYATLWLPLIPGTDAALINGLINIIVNKGWENRQYIEERCEGFDAMWKIAQTYTPERVSEITGIPVETLYKTAELYALTPKAGIFYTLGITEHTTGTANVMCLANLAMVTGHVGVENAGVNPLRGQNNVQGACDLAALPNVFPGYKDVTDPNNVAIFSQAWGVNVSDKKGLRIPEMLDEALLGNVKGMYVMGEDPVLTDPDANHVRKAFEALEFLVVQDLFMTETATYADVFLPAACYAEKDGTFTNTERRIQRVRKAVEAPGQCRLDWEIICDLARRIGYKMKYSSSEEIFEEIRKLVPSYAGITYQRIDKVGLQWPCPDEEHKGTKFLHEGRFPRGKGLFIGVEYEAPAELTNKAFPKLLTTGRMLYHYNIMTRHSKNLDTLRPFELAEINPVDAKEIGIIDGDQIRVSSRRGSIITRVKVTERVSPGLLFMTFHYKESPVNELTNSAFDPVTKTAEYKVSAVKIERYNS; encoded by the coding sequence ATGGTTAATCTAAAGATTAATGGTGTGAGCATTTCTGTAAAAGTTGGAACATCCATTTTAGAGGCTGCTCAGAGCGTAGGTATTGATATACCAACATTCTGCTATGACAAGGATCTTACAGCTGACGGTGCTTGCCGGATTTGCGTAGTAGAAGTCGAAGGTTTTCGCAACCTACCAGCATCTTGTACTACACCAGTTAGTGAAGGAATGGTAGTGTACACTGAATCTGAAAAGGTAATAGAGACTAGAAAAATGATTTTAGACCTTTTGCTAGCTAACCATCCACAAGACTGTTTGACTTGTGAAAAAGCTGGTTCTTGTAAGCTTCAAGATTATTGTTATCGTTATGATGTAAGAAAAACTACTTTTGAGGGAGCTCGAAAAAATCTACCTATCGATGATGAAAACCATCTGATTCAACGTGATCAAAACAAATGCATTTTATGTGGCAAGTGTGTTAGGGTATGTAAAGAAATTCAGGTAACGTCAGCCGTGGACTTTACGGGTAGAGGGTTTGATACAACAGTCACAACAGCTTTTAACGCACCGCTAAGCATTGAACAGTGCCGTTTTTGTGGTCAGTGCGTTGACATTTGTCCAACAGGTGCTTTAAGCAATAAGCAAATAGCGGGAACTCGGCCATGGGAGGTTGAGAAGGTCAGAACAACATGTCCTTTCTGTGGTACAGGATGTAATTTCGATTTAAATGTAAAAGAGGGAAAAGTTATCGGCGTTACTTCTACTCCTGATGCCGTTGTTAATGGTCGTTCTTTATGTGTTAAGGGGAGATATCATACTGATTTAATATATAGCCCTAATCGGATAACTACCCCACTAATTAAGAGGAAGGGGGAATTTGTTAAAGCTACATGGGATGAAGCTTTAAATTTAGTAGCAACTAAATTTAAAGAGATAAAAGCTAGAGATGGTAGTGATGCTCTTGCGGCTTTAAGTTCTGCTCGTTGTACCAATGAGGATAACTGGGTCATGCAAAAATTTATGCGGGCAGTGATAGGCACCAATAATGTCGATCACTGTGCTAGAACATGACATGCTCCTACTGTGGCCGGTCTGGCCATCACATTTGGAAGTGGAGCAATGACAAACTCTATTAGTGAAGTAGAGTATAATGATGTTCTCTTTATTATTGGTTCTAATGCTACTGAGGCGCATCCAATCATCGGCAACAAGATGAAACGAGCAGCTAAACGAGGTGCTAAACTCATTGTAGTAGATCCTCGCCGTACTGAATTGGCGGAATATGCTACCTTGTGGTTACCACTAATCCCTGGAACAGATGCCGCCTTGATTAATGGTTTAATCAACATTATCGTAAATAAGGGATGGGAAAATCGACAATATATTGAAGAACGCTGCGAAGGCTTTGATGCTATGTGGAAGATAGCACAAACCTATACACCAGAACGAGTGAGTGAAATTACAGGTATTCCGGTGGAAACCCTTTATAAAACGGCTGAGTTATATGCTCTTACGCCAAAGGCAGGTATTTTTTATACTTTAGGGATTACTGAACATACAACAGGGACGGCTAATGTTATGTGCTTAGCCAACTTAGCAATGGTAACTGGACATGTTGGGGTTGAGAATGCCGGAGTAAATCCTCTGCGGGGACAAAATAATGTTCAGGGTGCTTGTGACTTGGCGGCGTTACCTAACGTATTTCCAGGTTATAAGGATGTTACAGATCCTAATAATGTAGCTATCTTTAGTCAGGCTTGGGGTGTAAATGTATCTGATAAAAAAGGTCTGCGTATCCCGGAAATGCTAGATGAGGCTTTGCTTGGCAACGTGAAGGGAATGTATGTCATGGGTGAAGATCCTGTTTTGACTGATCCTGATGCTAATCATGTTCGGAAGGCTTTTGAAGCGCTTGAGTTTTTAGTTGTTCAAGATTTATTTATGACCGAGACGGCTACTTATGCTGATGTTTTTCTTCCAGCAGCTTGCTATGCTGAAAAAGACGGAACTTTTACCAATACAGAAAGAAGGATACAAAGGGTTCGTAAAGCCGTGGAGGCCCCAGGTCAATGCCGTTTAGATTGGGAAATTATTTGTGATTTAGCCCGCCGAATAGGTTATAAGATGAAATACAGTTCTTCGGAAGAAATTTTTGAGGAAATAAGGAAATTAGTTCCCAGTTACGCTGGCATCACCTATCAAAGAATTGATAAGGTTGGATTACAGTGGCCTTGTCCTGATGAAGAACATAAGGGTACTAAATTCTTACATGAAGGTCGTTTCCCTAGGGGAAAAGGACTCTTCATAGGTGTTGAATATGAAGCTCCTGCTGAGTTAACGAATAAAGCTTTTCCTAAGCTATTGACCACTGGGCGGATGTTATACCACTATAATATTATGACAAGACACTCTAAGAACCTTGATACTTTACGACCCTTTGAGCTGGCAGAAATCAACCCTGTTGATGCAAAAGAGATAGGTATAATAGATGGTGATCAAATAAGGGTTAGTTCCCGTAGAGGTTCAATCATTACCAGAGTAAAGGTTACCGAACGGGTTTCCCCAGGATTATTGTTTATGACCTTCCACTACAAAGAAAGTCCGGTAAATGAATTGACGAATTCGGCTTTTGATCCTGTTACTAAGACTGCTGAATATAAGGTTTCTGCAGTGAAAATTGAGCGATATAATAGTTAA
- a CDS encoding class I SAM-dependent methyltransferase translates to MIVVDETCCICGNLSTFEIMEGAACFREAKCSSCGARLRNSDLARVLIDEIAYPSSSLKDCFHTFKEMRILEAQASGPIHEAFKQLPGYVCFEYFDGVKPGEFVDGILCNDLEHLTFDDNSFDMIITQDVMEHVINPDKAFAEISRVLKKNGRHIFTIPFHEGRSTIFRSELPQIHHGDPLRSSGALVNIDWGDDIGAFIDKHGMKTTSVIAHRFYRPEEITNVDQSYEEYLTTERIKYFRYNSIVFVSEKVEPE, encoded by the coding sequence ATGATTGTTGTTGATGAAACATGCTGCATTTGTGGTAATTTAAGTACTTTTGAGATTATGGAGGGGGCTGCTTGTTTTAGAGAGGCTAAGTGCAGTTCCTGTGGAGCGCGTCTAAGAAATTCTGACTTGGCAAGGGTGCTTATTGATGAAATTGCATATCCTTCTTCATCACTTAAGGATTGCTTTCATACTTTCAAAGAGATGCGTATTTTAGAGGCTCAGGCTTCAGGACCGATTCACGAAGCTTTCAAGCAATTACCCGGTTATGTTTGTTTTGAGTATTTTGATGGGGTTAAGCCTGGAGAATTTGTAGATGGTATTTTATGTAATGATCTTGAACACTTGACCTTTGATGATAATAGTTTTGATATGATTATCACACAAGATGTCATGGAGCATGTGATAAACCCTGACAAAGCCTTTGCTGAAATAAGTCGGGTGCTGAAGAAAAATGGTCGTCATATCTTTACAATCCCCTTCCACGAAGGGCGATCTACCATTTTCCGTTCCGAACTACCTCAAATCCACCATGGAGATCCCCTCCGTAGTAGCGGTGCACTGGTGAATATTGATTGGGGAGATGATATTGGAGCATTCATTGATAAGCACGGAATGAAAACAACTTCAGTAATAGCTCACCGATTTTATAGACCTGAGGAGATTACTAATGTGGATCAGAGCTATGAGGAATATTTAACGACAGAACGTATAAAATATTTTCGCTATAATTCTATCGTGTTTGTCTCTGAAAAAGTGGAACCTGAATAA
- a CDS encoding ABC transporter ATP-binding protein: MRLEVRGAVCGYGTKKVVKNISLSIQSGEILCLLGPNGVGKTTLFKSILGFLKLLGGEILLNGKNIQNASKLQLAKAVGYVPQAHTPPFPFTVLDVVIMGRTAHLGMFASPSRTDKEIAEHALETLGISFLKDRIYTEISGGERQMVLIARALTQQPEILIMDEPTSNLDFGNQIRVLQQINRLSQKGLGVIMTSHFPNHVFLCSNKVALMQQNHVFMVGSVDEVVTEENLKSAYGIDVKITSMLDTKGNTVKTCVPLIH, from the coding sequence ATGAGATTAGAAGTCAGAGGTGCTGTTTGTGGCTATGGAACAAAAAAAGTAGTAAAAAATATTTCTCTCAGTATCCAGTCAGGAGAGATATTATGCTTATTAGGACCTAATGGTGTGGGGAAGACCACTTTATTTAAAAGTATTTTAGGTTTTTTGAAACTATTAGGAGGAGAGATATTATTAAATGGGAAAAATATTCAAAACGCTTCAAAACTACAACTGGCAAAGGCTGTGGGCTATGTCCCTCAAGCACATACGCCACCTTTCCCCTTTACTGTTCTGGATGTTGTTATTATGGGTAGGACTGCTCATTTGGGGATGTTTGCATCCCCTTCCAGAACAGACAAAGAAATTGCAGAACACGCATTGGAAACACTGGGAATTTCTTTTCTAAAAGACCGAATTTATACGGAAATCAGCGGTGGAGAAAGACAAATGGTATTGATTGCCCGTGCTTTGACACAACAGCCAGAGATCTTGATTATGGATGAACCTACTTCTAATTTGGACTTTGGCAATCAGATACGTGTATTGCAGCAGATTAACAGACTTTCCCAAAAAGGGTTGGGGGTCATTATGACTTCTCACTTTCCTAATCATGTGTTTCTGTGTTCCAACAAGGTAGCTTTGATGCAGCAGAATCATGTTTTTATGGTGGGAAGCGTTGATGAAGTTGTGACGGAAGAAAATTTAAAGTCGGCTTATGGAATAGATGTCAAAATAACAAGTATGCTGGATACAAAAGGAAACACTGTTAAGACTTGTGTTCCGTTAATCCATTGA
- a CDS encoding ABC transporter substrate-binding protein — protein MKAKAYMKMIVVLLIVSLVLGGCGKAVEKQNEQVSTEQSQRMDEQKSNVQGNETRKVVDMAGRTVEVPTEIKKVYTTGQIGIVLLYTINPDKLAGWGFPLAQGEKKYIPEKYWDLPVLGSWSGKNNKGNIEEIIRVHPDVIFAIGELGDSQKELADNLQEQIGIPVVMVEAPLDKLDKAYEFVGDIMGEQDRCKDLADYCFKTISTIKMQVESVPEESRVSVYYAEGPKGLETDPKGSSHTEVLDFVGGINVADVPMQQGYGRSAVSLEQVLKWDPDIIITGYDKDLGGEGFFADVFKNSDWQGLKAVKDKRVYQIPSYPFDWFDRPPSVNRIIGVKWLANLLYPEFVDIDIVAEVKEYYEKFYNKKLTDDEVKQLLQNAGGE, from the coding sequence ATGAAGGCTAAGGCGTATATGAAGATGATAGTAGTTTTATTAATAGTATCACTAGTGCTTGGTGGCTGTGGTAAAGCTGTTGAAAAACAAAATGAACAGGTTTCTACAGAACAATCCCAGCGAATGGATGAACAAAAAAGTAATGTTCAGGGCAATGAGACTAGAAAGGTTGTAGACATGGCAGGGCGTACTGTGGAGGTTCCTACGGAAATTAAAAAGGTTTATACTACGGGTCAGATCGGTATTGTCCTGCTTTATACCATTAATCCGGACAAGCTTGCAGGATGGGGGTTTCCTTTGGCACAGGGGGAGAAAAAATATATTCCGGAAAAGTATTGGGATTTGCCAGTTCTCGGGTCATGGTCAGGAAAGAATAATAAAGGGAATATAGAAGAAATTATCCGTGTACATCCTGATGTTATTTTTGCCATTGGAGAGCTGGGGGATTCCCAGAAAGAACTGGCGGATAATCTACAGGAACAAATCGGAATACCGGTAGTGATGGTAGAAGCACCACTTGATAAACTGGACAAAGCATACGAATTTGTAGGAGACATAATGGGAGAACAAGATCGATGTAAAGACTTGGCAGATTATTGTTTTAAGACCATTTCAACTATAAAAATGCAAGTAGAAAGCGTGCCGGAGGAAAGCCGAGTCAGCGTGTATTATGCAGAGGGACCAAAAGGACTTGAAACAGATCCGAAGGGTTCTTCTCACACGGAGGTTCTTGACTTTGTAGGTGGTATCAATGTTGCAGATGTACCTATGCAACAAGGATACGGGCGTTCCGCAGTATCTTTGGAACAAGTGCTCAAATGGGACCCTGATATAATTATTACAGGTTATGATAAAGATTTAGGAGGAGAAGGATTCTTTGCTGATGTGTTTAAAAATAGCGACTGGCAGGGACTTAAGGCTGTCAAAGACAAAAGGGTTTATCAAATTCCTTCTTATCCTTTTGACTGGTTTGACCGTCCACCTTCCGTAAATCGCATTATCGGTGTAAAATGGCTGGCAAATCTTTTATATCCTGAGTTTGTAGATATAGACATAGTGGCAGAGGTTAAAGAATATTATGAAAAATTCTATAATAAAAAACTGACGGATGATGAAGTGAAGCAATTACTTCAAAATGCAGGAGGCGAATAG
- a CDS encoding ATP-binding cassette domain-containing protein translates to MKEYILSTTLDQIVKEHPYVEDFFISIGIRNFHTSLTIEELLYNLADDFLEDCGMEREQILNHFIGFMEKISELKRQSSLTIEEITVIGGQDKSGNHENVTLTMKPGEIICIVGATGSGKSRLLADIECLAQKDTPTGRRVLLNGEIPPLDKRFSIEHKLVAQLSQNMNFIMDLTVEEFVTMHAESRMVSHIDQAVQMIAQCANELAGEKFTMDTPVTALSGGQSRALMIADTALLSTSPIVLIDEIENAGVDRKKALELLVKKEKIVLMSTHDPILALLGDKRIVIKNGGISKIIETSQVERGNLKLLQRLDARLVELRNMLRRGKKIEFDARDFFEI, encoded by the coding sequence ATGAAGGAATACATATTATCAACAACACTAGATCAAATCGTAAAGGAGCATCCTTATGTAGAGGATTTTTTCATCTCCATAGGAATAAGAAATTTTCATACCAGTCTGACAATTGAGGAACTTTTATATAATCTTGCCGATGACTTTCTTGAAGATTGTGGCATGGAACGGGAACAAATACTCAATCACTTTATTGGATTTATGGAAAAAATAAGTGAACTTAAGAGGCAATCAAGCTTGACTATAGAGGAAATTACAGTGATAGGGGGACAGGATAAATCAGGAAATCATGAAAATGTTACTTTGACAATGAAACCTGGTGAAATTATATGTATTGTTGGAGCAACGGGTTCTGGGAAAAGCAGATTGCTGGCGGATATAGAATGTCTAGCCCAAAAAGATACCCCTACAGGAAGACGAGTGCTACTTAATGGAGAGATTCCACCTCTAGATAAGCGTTTTTCCATAGAACATAAGCTGGTGGCTCAATTATCTCAAAATATGAACTTCATTATGGACCTGACGGTGGAGGAATTTGTGACAATGCATGCTGAAAGTCGCATGGTCTCTCATATTGACCAAGCAGTACAGATGATTGCTCAGTGTGCGAATGAACTGGCAGGAGAAAAGTTTACCATGGATACACCAGTTACCGCTTTAAGTGGCGGACAATCCAGAGCTTTGATGATTGCGGATACAGCTCTTCTCAGCACATCTCCTATTGTATTAATTGATGAGATTGAAAATGCTGGAGTTGATCGCAAGAAAGCCCTAGAGCTTTTAGTTAAGAAAGAAAAAATTGTATTAATGTCTACCCATGACCCTATTTTGGCTTTGTTGGGGGATAAAAGAATTGTGATTAAAAATGGTGGAATTAGTAAAATCATAGAAACCAGTCAAGTAGAGCGTGGAAATCTTAAACTATTGCAGCGATTGGATGCTAGGCTGGTAGAACTTCGAAACATGCTTCGAAGAGGAAAAAAAATTGAATTTGATGCAAGAGATTTTTTTGAAATTTAA
- a CDS encoding GTP-binding protein, producing MRLITVSGPPSSGKTSVILKTMEYLKRENFKIGIVKFDCLSTYDDQLYEKAGITVKVGLSGNLCPDHFFISNIEDCVAWGVTQQYDFLISESAGLCNRCSPHIKEVLAVCVIDCLSGVNTPKKIGPMLKLADIVVVTKGDVVSQAEREVFSFRIKQANPRAFITFVNGITGQGAFDLSIKLKSAMDVLDLEGKRLRFSMPAALCSYCLGETKIGGDYQTGNIKKMDLENVI from the coding sequence ATGCGACTAATTACAGTATCTGGACCCCCTTCATCGGGAAAGACCTCTGTCATATTAAAGACAATGGAATACCTTAAGAGGGAGAATTTTAAAATTGGTATTGTGAAATTTGACTGCCTGTCCACCTATGATGACCAACTGTATGAAAAGGCAGGTATAACGGTGAAGGTAGGGCTTTCGGGAAATCTTTGCCCAGATCACTTTTTTATTAGTAATATAGAAGATTGTGTAGCTTGGGGAGTTACACAGCAGTATGATTTTTTAATCAGCGAAAGTGCTGGATTATGCAACCGCTGTTCCCCTCATATCAAGGAGGTTTTGGCTGTATGCGTTATTGACTGTCTTTCTGGCGTGAATACCCCAAAAAAGATAGGACCTATGCTGAAGCTGGCAGATATCGTAGTTGTCACAAAGGGTGATGTTGTTTCTCAGGCTGAAAGAGAAGTTTTTTCCTTTAGAATAAAGCAGGCAAATCCCAGGGCATTTATAACATTTGTAAATGGCATTACTGGACAGGGAGCCTTTGACCTCAGTATAAAGCTTAAAAGTGCCATGGATGTTTTGGATCTTGAAGGAAAGCGTTTAAGGTTTTCCATGCCGGCTGCATTGTGCTCCTATTGCTTGGGAGAAACAAAAATCGGAGGGGACTATCAGACAGGCAACATAAAAAAGATGGATTTGGAGAATGTGATTTAA
- a CDS encoding ABC transporter substrate-binding protein: protein MKINDIRLNSKIKDIIEQYPETLSVFAANGFNASTKESLLEMLGESMMLVTALKVKGVNQELFIKMLEEQIAEKANITQEQDEDVAQKLNFVGYTYCPLKLTFRECFEEVLKKYVSDTGDKDFKYYVPSGCSSEDPYENLWKADHINQLPEVIASVGFRDFFRKEFVEKFVNKGYFKAVPQPKVHKALVSAGLIDRDGWYTVYSVFPLVMLIDKKKLGKLPVPKQWSDLLHPIYADNIIIGASHGDIHEDLLLYIYKDHGEEGLVKLAANIKAGWHASQMAKTAGTNSSEGAAVYVIPWMFAKSCPRTETTEIIWPIDGALTTPIYTLVKESAMEKYKPFIDFLIGFDYGQRSADNYFPVSNAEVDNKLPVEASFKWLGWDYIKSHSMEELKEYVVGIFQQHWEKKTEMKEMA from the coding sequence ATGAAGATCAATGATATAAGACTCAATAGTAAAATCAAAGACATTATAGAGCAATATCCAGAAACCCTTTCTGTATTTGCGGCTAATGGATTCAATGCAAGTACAAAAGAGAGTTTGCTTGAAATGCTGGGAGAGTCCATGATGTTAGTAACTGCCCTTAAGGTAAAAGGGGTAAATCAGGAGCTTTTTATAAAAATGCTGGAAGAGCAGATAGCAGAAAAAGCTAACATAACGCAGGAACAAGATGAGGATGTAGCGCAAAAGTTAAATTTTGTTGGCTATACCTATTGTCCTTTAAAACTTACCTTTCGTGAGTGCTTTGAAGAGGTATTGAAGAAATATGTATCAGATACCGGAGATAAGGATTTTAAGTACTATGTACCTTCCGGTTGTAGTAGTGAAGATCCTTATGAGAATTTATGGAAGGCTGATCATATCAACCAGTTGCCAGAAGTTATTGCTTCGGTAGGTTTTAGAGACTTTTTTCGGAAGGAATTTGTGGAGAAGTTCGTGAATAAGGGATATTTTAAAGCAGTGCCGCAGCCTAAAGTCCACAAAGCACTTGTATCAGCTGGATTGATTGATCGCGACGGATGGTATACTGTATATTCTGTATTTCCATTGGTGATGTTGATTGACAAAAAAAAACTTGGGAAGCTGCCAGTGCCAAAACAATGGAGTGATCTGTTGCATCCTATTTATGCTGATAATATCATTATAGGGGCTTCTCATGGTGATATTCATGAAGACCTTCTTCTTTATATTTACAAGGATCATGGTGAAGAGGGTCTGGTGAAGCTTGCAGCCAATATAAAGGCTGGCTGGCATGCTTCTCAGATGGCAAAGACTGCTGGTACAAATAGCAGTGAGGGAGCAGCAGTTTATGTCATACCCTGGATGTTTGCAAAATCTTGTCCAAGAACAGAGACTACTGAAATCATTTGGCCTATAGATGGTGCTTTGACAACGCCTATTTATACACTGGTAAAGGAATCTGCAATGGAGAAGTACAAGCCTTTTATTGATTTCTTAATTGGTTTTGATTACGGACAAAGATCTGCAGATAATTACTTCCCTGTAAGTAATGCTGAAGTTGATAATAAGCTTCCAGTGGAAGCGAGCTTTAAGTGGCTGGGCTGGGATTATATTAAATCTCATTCAATGGAGGAGCTTAAGGAGTATGTTGTAGGGATTTTTCAGCAACACTGGGAAAAAAAGACTGAAATGAAGGAGATGGCATAA
- a CDS encoding class I SAM-dependent methyltransferase, producing MHNKNCGGGGGMHSKAYEFDEIANGPFFPIYPVIAQQIKEKTGINFGRCLDIGSGGGHLGLSLAQITDMEVILLDKLADALVIAKKRAVDWGIEKRTCTLLADVHQIPMENETVDLCISRGSVWFWEDQKKGFEEIYRVLTNGGIAYIGGGFGNKELQEQVDKKMKERDSEWPKGREKFVAGNTVEHFTKILEKIGISNFEITDDEKGIWIVFKKIKN from the coding sequence ATGCATAATAAAAATTGTGGCGGGGGTGGAGGAATGCACAGTAAAGCTTACGAATTTGATGAAATTGCAAATGGGCCTTTTTTTCCAATTTATCCTGTAATCGCACAACAGATCAAGGAAAAGACAGGAATAAATTTTGGCAGGTGTCTTGATATAGGTAGTGGTGGAGGACATTTAGGGCTTTCTTTGGCACAGATTACTGATATGGAGGTTATTCTTCTTGATAAATTGGCAGATGCTTTAGTGATAGCCAAAAAACGGGCAGTTGATTGGGGTATAGAGAAAAGAACTTGTACATTGCTTGCTGATGTACATCAAATACCTATGGAGAATGAAACGGTTGACCTATGTATCAGCAGGGGATCGGTATGGTTCTGGGAGGATCAGAAAAAAGGCTTTGAGGAAATCTACAGAGTTCTTACAAATGGAGGCATAGCTTATATCGGTGGAGGTTTTGGCAACAAAGAATTGCAAGAACAAGTGGATAAAAAAATGAAAGAGCGTGATAGTGAATGGCCTAAAGGCAGAGAAAAATTTGTTGCAGGTAATACTGTTGAGCACTTTACAAAAATATTGGAGAAAATAGGCATCTCAAACTTTGAAATAACCGATGACGAAAAAGGTATATGGATTGTATTTAAAAAAATAAAAAATTAG